Proteins encoded together in one Amblyomma americanum isolate KBUSLIRL-KWMA chromosome 1, ASM5285725v1, whole genome shotgun sequence window:
- the tws gene encoding protein phosphatase 2 regulatory subunit tws isoform X3: protein MTVTCWRRATKVVGLSSSSETPRASMPSARTTKTEWGPSQSRQSQPRRGEYNVYSTFQSHEPEFDYLKSLEIEEKINKIRWLRRKNQAHFLLSTNDKTIKLWKVSERDKRIDGYSSRAETGGMTSLRVPTLQPMDLLVEATPRRIFANAHTYHINSISVNSDQETYLSADDLRINLWHLEITDQSFNIVDIKPTNMEELTEVITAAEFHPSQCHMFVYSSSKGTIRLCDMRAAALCDQHAKLFEEPEDPTNRSFFSEIISSISDVKFSNNGRYMISRDYLTVKVWDLNMDNKPVECYNVHEYLRTKLCSLYENDCIFDKFECCWNGTDSFIMTGSYNNFFRVFDRTAKRDVTLEASREIAKPRTVLKARKVCTGGKRKKEEISVDCLDFNRKILHTAWHPQENVVAVAATNNLYIFQEKF from the exons tcTCGACAGAGTCAGCCTAGGAGAGGGGAATATAATGTGTACAGTACATTTCAAAGCCATGAACCAGAGTTCGACTACCTCAAGAGCCTTGAGATAGAGGAGAAGATCAACAAAATTCGATGGCTCCGTCGCAAGAACCAAGCCCACTTTCTCCTCTCAACCAATGATAAAACGATCAAGCTGTGGAAGGTGTCGGAGCGTGACAAGCGCATTGATGGCTACAGCTCTAGAGCAGAAACAGGTGGCATGACTTCACTGCGGGTACCCACGCTGCAGCCAATGGATCTCCTGGTGGAGGCAACACCGCGGCGAATCTTCGCCAATGCACATACCTACCACATCAACTCCATCTCAGTCAACAGCGACCAGGAAACGTACCTCTCTGCAGATGACCTCCGCATCAACCTCTGGCATCTGGAGATAACAGACCAAAGTTTCA ATATTGTAGACATTAAGCCGACCAATATGGAGGAGCTGACGGAAGTAATAACTGCAGCAGAATTCCATCCATCACAGTGCCATATGTTTGTCTACAGTAGCAGCAAAGGCACAATCCGGTTGTGTGACATGAGGGCAGCAGCGCTTTGTGACCAGCATGCCAAAT TGTTTGAGGAACCTGAGGACCCGACCAACCGCAGCTTCTTCTCCGAGATCATCTCAAGCATCTCGGATGTGAAATTTAGCAACAACGGCCGCTACATGATCTCGAGGGACTATTTAACTGTTAAAGTGTGGGACTTAAACATGGACAATAAGCCAGTGGAGTGCTACAACGTGCACGAATACCTACGCACAAAACTGTGCAGCCTTTATGAAAACGACTGCATTTTTGACAAGTTTGAGTGCTGCTGGAACGGCACTGACAG CTTCATCATGACTGGGTCCTACAATAACTTCTTCCGGGTATTTGATCGAACGGCGAAACGTGATGTCACCCTGGAGGCATCTCGGGAGATAGCCAAGCCGCGGACGGTGCTAAAAGCGCGAAAG GTGTGCACGGGCGGCAAGCGGAAGAAAGAAGAGATCAGTGTGGACTGTCTGGACTTCAACCGAAAGATTCTGCACACAGCGTGGCATCCCCAAGAAAATGTGGTGGCAGTGGCTGCTACAAACAACCTGTACATATTTCAGGAGAAGTTTTAG